A portion of the Vreelandella subglaciescola genome contains these proteins:
- the dnaA gene encoding chromosomal replication initiator protein DnaA codes for MSLALWHQCLDYLQDELSSQQFNTWIRPLQAEQGEANELCLLAPNRFVRDWVSDKYARRISELMRELAPAKPPKVSLSVGSRRTAAAAAPQTRNLGHPVSATPAGQRAPAVHTSPRGSTRGNHGNDREINRLSQQTGHRQGERQVQVEGGLKHGSGLNPNFTFDTFVEGKSNQLARAASRQVSENPGGAYNPLFLYGGVGLGKTHLMHAVGNALAERRENAQVIYLHSERFVADMVKALQLNAINDFKRFYRSVDALLIDDIQFFAGKERSQEEFFHTFNALLEGGQQMILTSDRYPKEINGVEERLKSRFGWGLTVAIEPPELETRVAILMKKADQAKVDLPHDAAFFIGQKIRSNVRELEGALKKVIADSHFMGKPITPDFIRESLKDLLALQDKQVGVDNIQRTVAEYYKIKVSDLLSKRRSRSVARPRQMAMALAKELTNHSLPEIGDAFGGRDHTTVLHACRKIKSLQEESADIREDYKNLLRLLTS; via the coding sequence GTGTCGCTCGCGCTTTGGCATCAGTGTCTGGACTATTTGCAAGATGAGCTTAGCTCCCAGCAGTTCAACACCTGGATACGCCCGCTGCAGGCAGAACAGGGCGAGGCCAACGAGCTTTGCCTGCTCGCGCCGAACCGCTTTGTGCGTGACTGGGTGAGCGACAAATATGCCAGGCGAATCAGCGAGCTCATGCGCGAGCTGGCACCCGCCAAACCGCCCAAGGTAAGCCTGAGCGTGGGCAGCCGTCGCACCGCCGCCGCCGCTGCCCCGCAGACGCGTAATCTGGGGCACCCGGTCTCGGCCACACCTGCCGGGCAACGCGCGCCGGCGGTGCATACCTCGCCGCGCGGATCGACCCGGGGTAATCATGGTAATGATCGTGAAATCAATCGCTTAAGCCAGCAAACGGGGCATCGTCAGGGCGAGCGTCAGGTACAGGTGGAAGGTGGTCTTAAACACGGCAGTGGACTTAACCCGAACTTCACCTTTGATACCTTTGTCGAGGGTAAGTCCAACCAGTTGGCACGGGCGGCGTCGCGTCAGGTGTCGGAAAACCCCGGCGGGGCATATAATCCGTTGTTTTTGTACGGCGGTGTGGGGCTGGGTAAAACGCACCTGATGCATGCCGTTGGCAATGCCCTGGCAGAGCGCCGGGAAAATGCGCAGGTGATATATCTGCACTCCGAGCGTTTCGTTGCCGACATGGTCAAGGCCCTGCAGCTCAATGCCATCAACGATTTCAAGCGTTTTTACCGTAGCGTTGATGCGCTGCTGATCGATGATATTCAGTTTTTTGCCGGTAAGGAGCGTTCGCAGGAAGAGTTCTTTCATACGTTCAACGCGCTGCTTGAAGGCGGCCAGCAGATGATCCTGACCTCTGATCGCTACCCCAAGGAAATCAACGGCGTTGAAGAGCGCTTGAAATCGCGTTTTGGCTGGGGGTTAACGGTGGCCATCGAGCCGCCTGAGCTTGAAACTCGGGTAGCTATCTTGATGAAAAAGGCCGATCAGGCCAAAGTAGACCTGCCCCACGACGCGGCCTTTTTCATTGGGCAAAAAATTCGCTCTAACGTGCGCGAGCTTGAGGGTGCACTGAAAAAAGTCATCGCCGACTCACATTTTATGGGTAAACCCATTACCCCGGACTTTATTCGCGAATCACTGAAGGATCTGCTCGCCCTGCAGGATAAGCAGGTGGGCGTGGATAACATCCAGCGTACGGTGGCCGAGTACTATAAAATTAAGGTGTCGGATTTGCTTTCCAAGCGGCGTTCGCGCTCGGTGGCTCGCCCGCGTCAGATGGCCATGGCGTTGGCTAAAGAGCTGACCAACCATAGTCTTCCTGAAATTGGCGATGCCTTTGGCGGGCGCGATCACACTACGGTGCTTCACGCCTGCCGTAAGATAAAATCGCTGCAGGAAGAGAGCGCCGATATCCGCGAAGACTACAAAAATCTGCTGCGCCTGTTGACCAGTTAA
- the dnaN gene encoding DNA polymerase III subunit beta, whose protein sequence is MKFSISREALLRPLTLVAGVVERRQTLPVLANVLIEVDGDQVALTGTDLEVELIGRTVANAVEQQGAATVPARKLMDICKSLPEQADIQLAVEESRVVLKSGRSSFTLASLPAAEFPSIEDTDAGQELSVPRGTLKRLIESTAFAMAQQDVRYYLNGMLLEIQHNLLRTVATDGHRLAMCSRDVDINVAQPHKLIVPRKGVLELVRLLDDSDEPVSLKLGATHVRAHTGDFTFTSKLIDGKFPDYERVVPRNGDKVMLAERAELRQVLSRTAILSNEKYRGVRLYLEPGNLKVMANNLEHEEAEASVAVEYDGPAMEMGFNVGYLIDVMSILGEDRVQMTLADPNSSALLEEPGGGDALYVVMPMRL, encoded by the coding sequence ATGAAATTTTCCATTTCCCGAGAAGCACTGCTGCGGCCGTTAACGCTGGTAGCCGGCGTGGTAGAGCGCCGCCAGACGCTGCCGGTGCTTGCCAACGTGCTGATTGAAGTTGACGGCGATCAGGTCGCCCTGACCGGCACCGACCTTGAGGTGGAGCTGATTGGCCGCACCGTGGCAAACGCCGTTGAGCAGCAGGGCGCGGCCACCGTGCCGGCGCGCAAGCTGATGGATATCTGCAAGTCGCTGCCCGAGCAGGCCGATATCCAGCTGGCGGTGGAAGAAAGCCGCGTGGTGCTGAAAAGTGGCCGCTCTAGCTTTACGCTGGCGTCGCTGCCGGCAGCCGAATTTCCCAGTATTGAAGACACCGACGCCGGCCAGGAATTGAGCGTACCGAGAGGCACGCTTAAGCGCCTTATCGAAAGCACCGCGTTTGCCATGGCGCAGCAGGACGTGCGCTATTACCTGAACGGCATGCTGCTAGAAATACAGCATAATCTACTGCGTACCGTGGCAACGGATGGGCACCGCCTGGCAATGTGCTCCCGGGATGTGGACATTAACGTAGCGCAGCCGCACAAGCTGATCGTGCCGCGTAAAGGCGTATTAGAGCTTGTCCGCCTGCTCGACGACAGCGACGAGCCGGTGAGCCTGAAGCTGGGCGCTACCCATGTGCGCGCCCACACCGGGGACTTCACCTTCACCTCGAAGCTGATTGACGGCAAATTTCCCGACTACGAGCGCGTGGTGCCGCGTAATGGCGATAAAGTGATGCTGGCCGAGCGCGCCGAGCTGCGTCAGGTGCTGTCGCGCACGGCGATCTTGTCCAACGAAAAGTACCGCGGCGTACGCCTGTATCTAGAGCCCGGGAACCTCAAGGTGATGGCGAATAACCTCGAGCATGAAGAAGCCGAAGCGAGCGTTGCCGTCGAGTATGACGGCCCGGCGATGGAAATGGGCTTCAACGTCGGCTACCTGATTGACGTGATGAGCATACTTGGCGAAGACCGCGTGCAGATGACCCTGGCCGACCCCAACAGCAGTGCGCTACTGGAAGAGCCGGGCGGCGGCGATGCGCTTTACGTGGTTATGCCCATGCGGCTATAA